The following coding sequences are from one Deltaproteobacteria bacterium window:
- a CDS encoding HAMP domain-containing protein, with amino-acid sequence MEGTSSLTRSFAFPRRKGGGDAVTRLPFQKIKANGLGRFGLPQTTLWRFILATGTIGLIVILGMMILAVWIGRSLVHELHSDKGYTVLRNAVELIAASEMAVENSRVSHFQNRKETLGRINSYTIGVLETFLTEAETGRMSNEEARKKALALLNSVVGQGTIPGFVIDQTFRLVVHPNPVFRGDSVLFFRDEEGNQVFRILVEDARTSDSGRQVFSFYPWFNPETLRQETKLAVAEYFKPWDLVVCADVFMNDVVDELARIRQAGLNELRARIAEITIGRTGYVFFFDEECRMIGHPTLAGENITGLDESEVGRSICEEFKKAAERPWGENTLVYDWNSPFEKDMNASSVISWCTREPVTGWYVGAAVHLEELDETLPRFAMSIFLPSLAAILLLCAALALLLRNLLRPVQALTTVCNEVMHGNLNVSAPKDAHGEMGFLCWNFNMMIRRLSALRKKDEQRRLDLEVLNKDLERMVEARTSALRREAAKLRQANQRLKELDDLKSSFLSSVSHELRTPLTSILGFASLIKRDFIRQFLPLSEDSPKLAERGTRIVKNLEIIEQGGWRLTRLINDLLDLNKIESGRMDWRDSVVRAGELLRRALQAASGEFIDNPNVELRLNIAEDLPEIRVDVDRLEQVMINLLSNAAKFTEKGSVEVLAHREGENLRVEVRDTGDGIPGDQLEDIFERFQQARTDSVKGKPKGTGLGLTISRQIIEHYGGRIWAESTPGLGSVFVFTLPLSQVGIPGADRSDRSEVT; translated from the coding sequence ATGGAAGGCACGTCGAGTCTCACACGGTCTTTCGCCTTTCCTCGAAGAAAGGGAGGGGGCGATGCCGTGACTAGATTGCCGTTCCAAAAAATCAAGGCTAACGGCTTGGGAAGGTTCGGTTTGCCCCAGACCACCCTCTGGAGATTCATTTTGGCCACCGGCACCATCGGCCTGATCGTCATTCTCGGGATGATGATCCTGGCTGTGTGGATCGGCAGAAGTCTGGTGCACGAACTCCACTCGGACAAGGGATATACGGTGCTGCGCAATGCCGTTGAACTCATTGCCGCCTCGGAGATGGCCGTGGAGAATTCCAGAGTCAGTCATTTTCAGAACCGCAAGGAGACGTTGGGAAGGATCAATTCCTATACAATCGGCGTGCTCGAGACATTTTTGACCGAGGCCGAAACTGGGCGCATGTCCAACGAGGAGGCCAGAAAAAAGGCCCTGGCCCTGCTGAATTCGGTGGTCGGGCAAGGGACGATCCCCGGATTCGTCATCGACCAGACTTTTCGCCTCGTCGTTCACCCGAATCCGGTTTTTCGCGGTGATTCGGTACTTTTCTTCAGAGACGAAGAAGGCAACCAAGTCTTTCGAATTCTGGTTGAGGATGCCAGAACGAGCGATTCCGGGCGGCAGGTGTTCTCCTTCTACCCTTGGTTTAATCCCGAGACCCTCCGGCAGGAGACCAAGCTGGCCGTGGCCGAGTATTTCAAACCCTGGGATCTGGTCGTTTGCGCTGACGTCTTCATGAACGACGTTGTGGATGAACTGGCTCGGATCCGCCAAGCCGGCCTCAACGAACTCCGGGCCAGAATTGCCGAAATTACCATCGGTCGGACCGGATATGTGTTTTTTTTCGACGAGGAATGCAGGATGATCGGTCATCCGACCCTGGCCGGGGAAAACATCACCGGTCTTGATGAATCCGAAGTCGGACGAAGCATCTGCGAAGAGTTCAAAAAGGCCGCGGAACGGCCTTGGGGCGAGAATACCCTTGTCTATGACTGGAATTCCCCCTTCGAAAAGGACATGAATGCCTCGTCCGTGATCTCCTGGTGCACCCGTGAGCCGGTCACCGGTTGGTACGTCGGAGCCGCGGTCCATCTGGAGGAGCTGGACGAGACCCTGCCCAGATTCGCCATGAGCATCTTTCTCCCTTCCCTGGCTGCCATCCTGCTTTTGTGCGCAGCCTTGGCCCTTCTCCTGCGCAATCTTCTCCGCCCGGTACAGGCCCTGACCACAGTCTGCAACGAGGTCATGCACGGCAACCTCAACGTGTCGGCTCCCAAGGATGCCCATGGGGAAATGGGATTTCTGTGCTGGAATTTCAACATGATGATCCGGCGTTTGAGCGCCTTGCGCAAGAAGGACGAGCAGCGACGCTTGGATCTGGAGGTTCTGAACAAAGACCTCGAGCGGATGGTTGAAGCCCGGACAAGCGCCCTGCGGCGGGAGGCGGCCAAACTCCGCCAGGCCAACCAGCGGCTCAAGGAACTGGATGATCTGAAGTCCTCCTTTTTGTCCTCGGTCTCCCACGAACTCAGGACGCCCCTGACCTCGATCCTGGGCTTTGCCTCCCTGATCAAACGGGATTTTATCCGACAATTTTTGCCCCTGTCCGAGGATAGCCCGAAACTTGCCGAACGGGGGACAAGGATTGTCAAGAACCTCGAGATCATTGAGCAGGGGGGATGGAGGCTGACCAGGCTCATCAACGATCTCCTGGATCTGAACAAGATCGAGTCAGGTCGGATGGACTGGCGAGACTCGGTCGTTCGGGCCGGGGAACTGCTCAGGCGGGCCTTGCAGGCGGCCTCTGGCGAGTTCATCGACAATCCAAATGTTGAGCTGCGTTTGAACATTGCCGAGGATCTGCCCGAAATCCGCGTCGATGTGGACAGGCTGGAGCAGGTTATGATCAATTTGTTGTCCAATGCGGCCAAATTTACGGAAAAGGGCTCGGTCGAGGTTCTGGCCCATCGAGAAGGCGAAAACCTCCGGGTCGAAGTCCGTGACACTGGAGATGGCATTCCCGGGGATCAGTTGGAGGACATCTTCGAGCGTTTCCAGCAGGCCAGGACTGACTCCGTCAAGGGCAAGCCCAAGGGGACCGGACTGGGCCTGACCATTTCCCGGCAGATCATCGAACACTACGGGGGACGGATTTGGGCCGAATCGACCCCCGGCCTCGGGAGTGTCTTTGTTTTCACCCTACCTCTTTCACAAGTCGGCATACCAGGAGCAGACAGGTCCGATCGCTCGGAGGTCACATGA